ttttttttgtcaaagtcaCAAAATGGTAAAATAGAGAGAAAACACCTCTAGACTACCGGACAGGGCGCTAGTGACATGATGAGAAAGTGAGCAGAGACCCACTCATAGGTAGGAGCATCGGGGGATTTCCCCGATGAGAGTTGCCCACCAACTGAGATTTTACTGACCATAAGGGATTCGAACCGTTAAACCTGAAAGTCGAAACCAGTCGTGTCAACCCATGTTAGCTGAAACAACAATTTTAATCACTGCAACTAGCACCAATTCCGATTGAGTATCTACATTCAATACTTTATCTCAATGTAGGATAAGTATGTATTTAAAAATACAGGAGGAAAATACAAACCATCTTTTCTTGTTATGTCAATTTTCTTGGCGTGTTTGGACACTCATCTTTCGATGGTTGGGTTGGTTTTTTGTTTCACCTGGGACTGCTATGGATCATTTTCGACAATTTACTGGCTTAGGCTCAGGTTCAGTGAGGAAGGGTCTTGCAGTAGTTTGGGTGGCAGTTATATGGCAGATATGGATCGCTAGAAATGGGGTGGTGTTCCGTCAAGAAGACCCGGATCCAGAGTGGGTTTTTGAACAAGCCagtgttgggtccaggtgggccagcatcctgcctgcaggtagcattcgaaacggggcgctgtctgctacgctataagaaataacgttgcgccctcactaacaccaattggttttggcgtagtggtaagcgcgtgatcctacaagtggtatcagagccaggtcccgtgttcgaatcccacggaaggcatgctgtgcagctagtttggctggcaggtgctgggggggattgttgggtccaggtgggccagcatcctgcctgcaggtagcattcgaaacggggcgctgtctgctacgctataagaaataacgttgcgccctcactaacaccaattggttttggcgtagtggtaagcgcgtgatcctacagcCAGGAATAAAGCTTGGCTGTGGTTAAAAGCTAAAAACAGAAATTTCCTTCATACAATATCTGATTGGTTGGGCGAACCAATTTCTTGTTTCGCAGTCCTATAAACTCATGATTTTTTCCTGGTTTTAGATTGCTCCAATTATATTATTTCCATGGGTGAAGTCTGCAGCTGGTTTGCGTGAGAAAGTAGGCTCCATTTTAATTCACAGCATTTGGAGTGGCTTGTGGGGAATATTTGTGATgaaggtttggttttggttcATGGGACTACTGTTTTCTTGCTGATATTGTTCGTTACCATGGGATAAATGTGATGTCTGAAACAAGTTCTGTTGCTATTGTGGTTGGTGAATCACACTTGGATTTTATGACAAAAATGGTTGCGTGCTCATGTGTATTGTGAAGGGATTTGAAGGCACCTTTTTCTCTATTTGCTACATTGGCTTGAAGATGTTTTGATTTGCAGGACCTATTTGCATGTTGGAACATTTTCTTGGAAGCTTGCTGCTGGTTTTTTCGTTGGGAGGCTTACTGCAGGTTGGTGGAATTTGTTGGATTCTTTACCATGGATTAATTGGATACCATGTTGCTCGTGGGTCCTGCAAGGCTTCATTGAGTTGACATGTTCAAAGTTTCAAAGTAGTATGTCATGCTTGTTGTACAGTGTTCATTTCATGATGGTGGGTCTCTTTGGGTATGAGTCATGCTTGGAGGTTGGATATTGGAATGTTACATGATATTGCTTGGAAGGATTCTGACGTCTTACTGATAGCACTGTTTGCtgctggatttttttttggctACTACACTGTCTTGATGTTCTGTATTGAACAGTTGAACTTAGTCACCTTAATAGTTGTGATATTTTATATAGTCCTTCTTAGAGTTTTTCTATTGATTATAAGAtttgtgtactctttttccttcactaggttttcccaaggggtttttcctggtaaggttttaacgaAGCACTTTTCCTATAATCTTTCTCTaaggaggtggtgggtggtgggtcTATCAGTTTAGTTGGTGGTTCTTGATCTAGCTACTGTAAAGTTgatacatttatttatttatttttgtttctatctcttgttcctacttgtattgggttgaagtaccccttgtacttcattcaatatattttatccagcttataaaaaaaaatctataagtATTATATATGTTTATAGGTTTATTTAGAACTTTTTTTGGTCAACGTGTTTTATATACGACTTGGAATTAGGAATTAGGATATTATgttaaaaacttaaaacaaTGAGCATAATTGACGGCGACGTATATCGTGCATCTAGCTAGGTAATCTGTCTACTCTCAGCTGTTGGTTAGTTCATTAAACTGCAAAGAAGCATCCAAAGTCACCTTTTTCAGGGTCCCACAATCAAATTGGATTGTCAGCGTTCTTATCTGTATATTGCTCCCTCCCTTCCCCATTTCTTCTTATCCTTTCTTTCTCGCTCGGTAAAGATTGAGCAATTCTTGTTCAATTTCTAGTGTTGTCATCCCTTGTTCATTCTTCCTCATTATTTAATATCGAATGCTCTTGAATTCTAGATTGTTCATTCACTAGGGTTTTATGGGGTGAGTTTCTTTGCTTGGGAATGACTTTATAAGCAGTGGATTTTGATTTGCCAATTTTATATATACAGCTTGCATATATTAGTAAACTTCTATGCTTTTCATGTTCATCATACCTGCGTCTTATATCTTGTTAAGTTGTTTGATGGCTTAATTGTTGGTGGCATGTTGCTAGGTTTTGAAGAATTGCAGTTAGAAGCAAATGGGGAATCTTTTCTGCTGTGTGCAAGTGGACCAATCCACAGTGGCTATCAAAGAAAGATTTGGACGATTTGAAGAAGTTCTTCAGCCAGGGTGCCACTGCTTGCCATGGATCCTTGGAAGTCAACTTGCCGGTCATCTCTCTATTCGTGTGCAGCAACTAGATGTTAAATGCGAGACCAAGACAAAGGTAATCTGCAATTTCAttcagggttttaaattgctGTTGCGTGTTTGTCGCTGAATTGCGAATAAATACGGGTTGATGCGGCTACAATTGTGGTTGCGATGCTGTTTAATGCCATGTGTTTGTATGTAATGTGTTTTTCCCAAGTAGTTAGCCTTACAAGCATGGTTTTAAACTATCAGGATTTTGGAAGTCTCCGCCCGCTACCACAATTGTGGCTGCGTCCGTGTTAGTCCTTAATTTTCTGCAATATCTAGGATTGCGACATGACAAAGCAACTGCAGCTGTTACACCAATTTAAAAACTTTCTTAGGTATTACATTTTTCCATTGAATCACAGCTGATTATAGTTTTGATGTTTATTTTGTTTCAGGATAATGTCTTTGTCAATGTTGTTGCTTCAGTGCAATATCGTGCCCTGTCTGAGAAGGCCAGTGATGCTTTCTACAAACTTAGCAATACAAAGACCCAAATCCAAGCCTATGTTTTTGATGGTATATACCAGAACACtgcttaattaaaaatttaaattctcAGTTAAGGTAAACTGTTGTTCTAATGGCATGCAGTAATTAGAGCAAGTGTTCCAAAACTCCTCTTGGATGATGCTTTTGAACAGAAAAATGATATCGCCAAAGCTGTGGAAGAGGAGCTTGAGAAGGTTCATTTTAtgatattaatatataaaaatgcGAACCGTACTGGATTAACTTTAATTTGAGCCTGATGCTTAAAAGTCTTAACAGGCCATGTCAGCTTATGGATATGAAATTGTTCAAACACTGATTGTTGATATTGAGCCAGATGAGAACGTGAAGCGGGCTATGAATGAAATCAATGCTGGTAAGTTAAATGAGTACAACTTTAAGCATTCTAGTATAATCAGTGTTGAGGGTGTGCATGGAGCTTGTTTAGGATTTTTTTATACGCTAAGTTGATGTTTGGTTAAACTGATAAAAATAGTTCATGACTTATTTACGAGCTCTTGTGAGCTTATTTTGACAATCTTCAACTTCTGAATAAGCGTTTGTATATGAATGATAACTGAGTAGTGTTGTCATATGctcttaattaagttgtttaacTAAACACACCATATGCTCTATGGAGTAGTAACTTCTTGTTGATTCAACTGACCTCAATTTCGGCTTATTTCtgtgtttttattgttattttttcttcatGAAAAGTTGTCGTAACTAGGTGCAAGAAATCTCCAATGCTCACGGATTTCATTATTGTATTCTCATGTTTTCTTTCTGTGATCAGCTGCAAGATTGAGGCTGGCAGCTACTGATAAGGCAGAGGCAGAGAAGATCTTGCAAATCAAGCGAGCTGAGGGTGAGGCTGAGTCTAAGTACCTCCATGGTGTCGGTATTGCTCGCCAGCGTCAAGCAATTGTGGATGGTTTGAGAGACAGCGTGCTCGGATTCTCCGGTAATGTACCAGGGACGACTGCAAAAGATGTCTTGGACATGGTCCTTGTCACTCAGTATTTCGACACTATGAAAGAAATTGGTGCTACCTCCAAGTCTTCTGCTGTTTTCATTCCCCATGGACCCGGTGCTGTTCGTGATGTAGCAAGCCAAATTCGTGATGGACTTCTTCAGGCTTCTCATCACTAGTTTCTACTCCACCAAGCTCTTGTGTCAGGTTTGTCTGTGGACATACATGATAATGCTCTATGTATGTGTGTGGTTGTCTTTCTTTGAAGTATGTTCAGTGGTTTTGTTATATTTGATAATCAGACTGTCATGTAAATATTATCCTACAGGGAACCTATTGTGAATGATAAGTTTTCaactatctatatatatatatactggaTTTTTAAGTGTATGTTTGAATTCTATTgaaattcctttgccaaaataATAAATCACTCATTCAAATACATAAAAAGTGAAAGCAAAGATTGTATTCCATTTGGATGTAAGTATCTAATTAATTTTGCAAACATGATGATGGTAGAAGTTGCGCTTGCCAGCAGAAATTTATTGTTTTTATCAAGTATTTGATAGTACTACTGCATTTTGTTAAATTAATGAATGTGCTATTTCACCATGGAAGTTTAGCTTGCGACACCTTCTCCGGATGGAGAAGTTGGGACGGCTTGAAAGCTTTGCATTTAAATGATCATTGATTACAACGTAAGCAAGGACTAGCTTCCCCATTTCTGAATTATTGACTTTCTCCAAAAACCACATAAATCAAGGAAGTATTGCTGTTTAGAAGTCCTACActgactagagatatggtcaAATAAGTTCATATACAGGGTAGAGAAATGCTCACCCTTTAGATAGCTTATGGGCAGAGTAAGACCTCCCAAATTCAAATATGTTCAGTCCTGCAAACTTCACGCTTCAGATGTCAAGCCCTGGGCGTGAGCGGGTGTGtcgagaagtctcacattgaccaAAGATTTTGATAGAACTCAGAAAAACCAACCAATGATAGAAACCAACCAAATCTGATATTATTAAATGgtaaaaccctaattcccaaatagGAATTGGGGGAGAGATACAAGGAAAGGGATCCCAAACACCCTGCCAAGAACCAGAGAGACCCAACGCTCTCTAAACCCTAATTCCAAAGTGAAAACAAAGATACCCAATAGTCTCtctaactcacttatttatactcacTCTCTAATTATGCTAAacctaataaaatataataataaaatataaaacctAATGCTGACTGGATAAAAGATACTAATAACAAAATCTAATACTAACTAGCTAACCCCGTGTACCTATCAATACTTCCCCCTGAAAATTTACCTTGTTCTCAAGGTGAAGGACTTGGATCCAATTGCAGAAAATTCACAACTATTCCACCTGGATCCCATTGTTGAAACTGCAAATAGTACACCAGGCATGAAGTGTTGGACTTGGGCCAGTGTTCCAAATAACTGAGAAAAAATATGTTGGGGTCCTTTATCCATTGGAATAGCGAGAAAGAAAAAACCTCATTTTTAGGTGGTTTTGCTGGAGAACGGTTTTCCATCTCCGGCCTGCAAAAAGATGCGTGTGGCGGCTTC
This is a stretch of genomic DNA from Lotus japonicus ecotype B-129 chromosome 1, LjGifu_v1.2. It encodes these proteins:
- the LOC130737641 gene encoding hypersensitive-induced response protein 1 — encoded protein: MGNLFCCVQVDQSTVAIKERFGRFEEVLQPGCHCLPWILGSQLAGHLSIRVQQLDVKCETKTKDNVFVNVVASVQYRALSEKASDAFYKLSNTKTQIQAYVFDVIRASVPKLLLDDAFEQKNDIAKAVEEELEKAMSAYGYEIVQTLIVDIEPDENVKRAMNEINAAARLRLAATDKAEAEKILQIKRAEGEAESKYLHGVGIARQRQAIVDGLRDSVLGFSGNVPGTTAKDVLDMVLVTQYFDTMKEIGATSKSSAVFIPHGPGAVRDVASQIRDGLLQASHH